In Micromonospora sp. LH3U1, one genomic interval encodes:
- a CDS encoding ABC transporter substrate-binding protein: MLHKTWRRVAIATAGLLALTLTTACSEDPAESTDLSENRAGAMANYGVGEQFKATEALSFSTLYNNHTFYPLKEDWLFWSELTKRTNVKIDPVAVPLSDYEQKRSLLIGAGDAPLIIPKTYHPQENAFVSSGAILPVSDYLDLMPNLKDKIAKWNLKPEIDNLRQSDGKFYLLPGVHEKPTQDYTVLVRSDILQELNLPVPKTWDDLYTALKAMKAKYPNVYPYSDLFSKPTPTGALLNILGTSYGTQAGWNYQHATWDPAAKKFNYTGASEQYKQMLTYLHKLVAEGLLDPESFTQTDDQARQKLANGKSFVVTGNAQTLVNNHRPDLAKTLPNAKMTKIPLPVGPAGEINPFPRLENGIMISSKARESKNFVAMMQFIDWLWYSDAGMEFARWGVEGTTFTKDASGKHSVTADVDVLGLNPKGTKHLQKDFGFYNGVFTYGGTPDLVRGFFSPEELEFQKVMDARKPIEVPPPYPFTDEEREQVSLWETPLKDFVSQNTLKFALGQRPLSEWDAYVAELKAKNSEQYIDMVNKAYERFQKNNG; this comes from the coding sequence ATGCTCCACAAGACGTGGCGCCGCGTGGCGATAGCCACCGCGGGTCTGCTCGCACTCACCCTCACCACCGCCTGTTCCGAGGACCCCGCCGAGTCGACGGACCTCTCGGAGAACCGGGCCGGCGCGATGGCCAACTACGGCGTCGGCGAGCAGTTCAAGGCCACCGAGGCACTCTCCTTCTCCACCCTCTACAACAACCACACGTTCTACCCGCTCAAGGAAGACTGGCTGTTCTGGTCGGAACTGACCAAGCGGACCAACGTCAAGATCGATCCGGTCGCGGTTCCGCTGAGCGACTACGAGCAGAAGCGCAGCCTGCTGATCGGCGCCGGTGACGCCCCGCTGATCATCCCGAAGACGTACCACCCGCAGGAGAACGCGTTCGTGTCCTCCGGGGCGATCCTCCCGGTGAGCGACTACCTGGATCTGATGCCCAACCTCAAGGACAAGATCGCCAAGTGGAACCTCAAGCCGGAGATCGACAACCTGCGGCAGTCCGACGGTAAGTTCTACCTGCTGCCCGGGGTCCACGAGAAGCCCACGCAGGACTACACCGTGCTGGTGCGCTCCGATATCCTGCAGGAGCTGAACCTGCCGGTCCCGAAGACCTGGGACGACTTGTACACCGCGCTCAAGGCGATGAAGGCGAAGTACCCGAACGTCTACCCGTACTCCGACCTGTTCAGCAAGCCCACCCCGACCGGCGCCCTGCTGAACATCCTCGGCACGTCGTACGGCACCCAGGCGGGCTGGAACTACCAGCACGCCACGTGGGACCCGGCCGCGAAGAAGTTCAACTACACCGGCGCGTCCGAGCAGTACAAGCAGATGCTCACGTACCTGCACAAGCTCGTCGCCGAGGGCCTGCTCGACCCGGAGAGCTTCACCCAAACCGATGACCAGGCGCGCCAGAAGCTTGCCAACGGGAAGTCCTTCGTGGTCACCGGCAACGCGCAGACCCTGGTCAACAACCACCGGCCCGACCTGGCCAAGACCCTGCCGAACGCGAAGATGACCAAGATCCCGCTGCCGGTCGGCCCGGCTGGTGAGATCAATCCCTTCCCGCGGCTGGAGAACGGCATCATGATCTCCTCGAAGGCCAGGGAGAGCAAGAACTTCGTGGCCATGATGCAGTTCATCGACTGGCTGTGGTATTCCGACGCCGGCATGGAGTTCGCCCGCTGGGGCGTCGAGGGCACCACCTTCACCAAGGACGCGTCCGGCAAGCACTCCGTCACCGCCGACGTCGACGTCCTGGGGCTCAACCCCAAGGGCACCAAGCACCTGCAGAAGGATTTCGGCTTCTACAACGGTGTCTTCACCTACGGCGGCACCCCCGACCTGGTTCGCGGGTTCTTCTCCCCGGAGGAGCTCGAGTTCCAGAAGGTGATGGACGCTCGAAAGCCGATCGAGGTGCCGCCGCCGTACCCGTTCACCGATGAGGAGCGCGAGCAGGTGTCGCTCTGGGAGACCCCGCTGAAGGACTTCGTCTCGCAGAACACGCTGAAGTTCGCCCTGGGCCAGCGGCCCCTCAGCGAGTGGGACGCGTACGTGGCCGAGCTGAAGGCCAAGAACTCCGAGCAGTACATCGACATGGTCAACAAGGCGTACGAACGGTTCCAGAAGAACAACGGCTGA
- a CDS encoding carbohydrate ABC transporter permease: MTLGTKSEAPKTRGPVDSRGYRIFRVVNTVVLIGVVIVTLYPFLNIVARSLSEEAYIIAGKVSIVPRGFDVTAYKLLMSDAMFWTNYRNTVVYTVVATLISIVLTTCYAYVLSKPQLKGRGILVGVALFTMFFSGGLIPNYVLVTSLGMKNTIWAVVIPNAISVFNLLVMKAFFESLPTELEEAAAVDGLNTYGILLRIVLPLSKAIIATMVLFYAVSFWNSWFTAFLYLDEQDLLPVTVYLRNLIAGATSAESAAADADKVQAAATLQAVTIVLTTLPILAVYPFVQRYFVSGVMLGAVKG, translated from the coding sequence GTGACCCTCGGTACGAAGAGCGAGGCGCCGAAGACGCGCGGGCCGGTGGACAGCCGGGGCTACCGGATCTTCCGGGTCGTCAACACGGTCGTCCTGATCGGCGTCGTGATCGTGACTCTGTACCCGTTCCTCAACATCGTGGCCCGCTCGCTCAGCGAGGAGGCGTACATCATCGCCGGGAAGGTGAGCATCGTCCCGCGCGGGTTCGACGTGACCGCGTACAAGCTGCTCATGTCCGATGCGATGTTCTGGACGAACTACCGCAACACGGTGGTCTACACGGTGGTCGCCACGCTCATCTCGATCGTGCTGACCACGTGTTACGCGTACGTGCTGTCGAAGCCGCAGCTCAAGGGGCGCGGCATCCTCGTCGGCGTCGCGCTGTTCACCATGTTCTTCTCAGGTGGCCTGATCCCCAACTACGTGCTGGTCACCAGCCTGGGCATGAAGAACACCATCTGGGCCGTGGTGATCCCCAACGCCATCAGCGTGTTCAACCTGCTGGTCATGAAGGCGTTCTTCGAGAGCCTGCCGACCGAGTTGGAGGAGGCGGCGGCGGTCGACGGGCTGAACACGTACGGCATCCTGCTGCGGATCGTGCTGCCGCTGTCGAAGGCGATCATCGCCACGATGGTGCTCTTCTACGCGGTCTCCTTCTGGAACTCGTGGTTCACCGCCTTCCTCTACCTCGACGAGCAGGACCTGCTGCCGGTCACCGTCTACCTGCGCAACCTCATCGCGGGTGCCACCAGCGCCGAGTCGGCCGCCGCCGACGCCGACAAGGTCCAGGCGGCGGCCACCCTCCAGGCCGTGACGATCGTGCTCACCACCCTGCCGATCCTGGCGGTCTACCCCTTCGTCCAGCGGTACTTCGTCTCCGGCGTGATGCTCGGCGCCGTCAAGGGATGA
- a CDS encoding ABC transporter permease encodes MTSTLRPAPPGSPAADPRPTRQSPRRRRSWRQALRRDWQLYSLAVLPLLFFLVFRYLPMIGNIIAFRRFKPGGSIFGEYWVGLRYFRMFFTDPTFWEVFTNTLVLGALTLLFCFPLPILLALLLNEVRARRFKRFVQSVSYLPHFLSIVIVAAMVMQLTSIDGTANQLVRLFGGDAVAFLQQPEWFRTIYVSSEVWQTVGWGTILYLAALTTIDEDLYEAARIDGASRLRQTWHVTLPGIRPTMVTLLILNIGSFMAVGFEKILLLYNPLTYPTADVISTYLFRMGFQSSNFSYAAAIGLFEAVIGLVLVLSANLISRRTIGTSLW; translated from the coding sequence ATGACATCGACGTTGCGGCCGGCGCCGCCCGGTTCTCCGGCGGCGGATCCCCGCCCCACCCGGCAGTCGCCGCGCCGTCGTCGAAGCTGGCGGCAGGCGCTGCGCCGGGACTGGCAGCTCTACTCGCTCGCCGTCCTGCCGCTGCTGTTCTTCCTGGTCTTCCGCTACCTGCCGATGATCGGGAACATCATCGCGTTCCGCCGTTTCAAGCCGGGCGGCAGCATCTTCGGTGAGTACTGGGTCGGGCTGCGGTACTTCCGGATGTTCTTCACCGACCCGACGTTCTGGGAGGTCTTCACCAACACCCTCGTGCTCGGGGCGTTGACCCTGCTGTTCTGCTTCCCGTTGCCGATCCTGCTGGCGCTGCTGCTGAACGAGGTGCGGGCCCGCCGGTTCAAGCGGTTCGTCCAGTCCGTCTCCTACCTGCCGCACTTCCTGTCGATCGTGATCGTGGCGGCGATGGTCATGCAGTTGACCTCGATCGACGGCACGGCCAACCAACTCGTCCGGTTGTTCGGCGGCGACGCGGTCGCGTTCCTGCAACAACCGGAGTGGTTCCGCACCATCTACGTCTCGTCCGAGGTCTGGCAGACCGTCGGCTGGGGCACGATCCTCTACCTCGCCGCCCTCACCACCATCGACGAGGACCTGTACGAGGCCGCCCGGATCGACGGCGCCAGCCGGCTGCGCCAGACCTGGCACGTGACGCTGCCCGGCATCCGGCCGACGATGGTGACGCTGCTCATCCTCAACATCGGCAGCTTCATGGCGGTCGGGTTCGAGAAGATCCTGCTGCTCTACAACCCGTTGACCTACCCGACCGCGGACGTCATCTCCACCTACCTGTTCCGGATGGGCTTCCAGTCCAGCAACTTCAGCTACGCCGCTGCCATCGGTCTCTTCGAGGCGGTGATCGGGCTGGTCCTGGTCCTGTCGGCGAACCTCATCTCCCGTCGCACGATAGGGACGAGCCTGTGGTGA
- a CDS encoding glycoside hydrolase family 3 N-terminal domain-containing protein: MRSQLPVDSGAAPWRDSRLSPTERAEALLPLMSLEEKVAQLVGVWVGAEASGEGVAPHQSDMIDNTVPWSSIIQHGLGQLTRPFGTAPVDPVLGARSLAASQAQIVAASRFGIPAQVHEECLTGFAAWRATVYPTPLSWGASFDPDLVEAMADRIGRSMRAAGVHQGLAPVLDVTRDYRWGRTEETIGEDPYLVGTTGAAYVRGLERAGVVATLKHFAGYSASRGGRNLAPVSMGRRELADVILPPFEMALRHGGARSVMNSYAEIDGLPVAADEELLTGLLRDEWGFTGTVVADYFSVRFLQTLHGVADRGVDAARLALRAGIDVELPTVDTFGAPLVEAVRCGEVDEALIDRALRRVLIQKIEVGLLDEGWQELPDDVASLRLDDEISQDVALRLAQESVVLLRNTGVLPLPAGGRVALVGPAADDPMAMLGCYSFPNHVGVNHSEYGLGLDIFSLRDELARRVPLLSYELGCTITGEDTSGIPAAVAAVAAADVCVLAVGDRAGMFGRGTSGEGCDAADLQLPGVQADLVRAVLATGTPVVLVLMTGRPYALGPEFDSAAAVVQAFFLGQLGGQALAEVLTGAVNPSGRLPVSVPRDAGGMPSTYLSPPLGQRNKVSSIDPSPAYPFGHGLTYTTFEWSDATVVEPAGETQDEPAAWPVDGEVRVRITVANTGDRAGTEVVQLYLHDPVAQTTRPVVRLIGYTRLPLEPGEVAHVTFGVPADVASFVGLSGRRVIEPGDVELRFGRSSGDAAATLPLRLTGAERQVGHQRELLTSVRVEPLVAVPHSA; the protein is encoded by the coding sequence ATGAGAAGTCAGTTGCCTGTGGACAGCGGCGCCGCGCCGTGGCGTGATTCGCGGTTGTCGCCGACCGAACGGGCCGAGGCGCTCCTGCCGTTGATGTCGCTGGAGGAGAAGGTCGCCCAGCTCGTCGGGGTCTGGGTCGGCGCCGAGGCATCCGGTGAGGGTGTCGCCCCACATCAATCCGACATGATCGACAACACCGTCCCGTGGAGCAGCATCATCCAGCACGGGCTGGGCCAGCTCACCCGACCGTTCGGCACCGCACCGGTCGACCCCGTGCTCGGCGCCCGGTCGCTGGCGGCCTCGCAGGCGCAGATCGTGGCCGCCAGTCGGTTCGGCATTCCGGCACAGGTGCACGAGGAGTGCCTCACCGGGTTCGCGGCGTGGCGCGCCACCGTCTACCCGACCCCGCTCAGCTGGGGCGCGTCCTTCGACCCCGATCTGGTCGAGGCGATGGCGGACCGCATCGGGCGCTCGATGCGCGCTGCCGGCGTGCACCAGGGGCTCGCCCCGGTCCTCGACGTCACCCGCGACTACCGCTGGGGCCGCACCGAGGAGACGATCGGCGAGGATCCCTACCTGGTGGGGACGACCGGTGCCGCGTACGTGCGGGGCCTGGAGAGGGCCGGCGTGGTGGCCACGCTGAAGCACTTCGCCGGCTACTCCGCCTCCCGCGGCGGACGCAACCTCGCGCCGGTGTCGATGGGTCGCCGGGAGTTGGCCGACGTCATCCTGCCGCCGTTCGAGATGGCGCTGCGCCACGGTGGCGCCCGTTCGGTGATGAACTCCTACGCCGAGATCGACGGCCTGCCCGTCGCCGCCGACGAGGAGCTGCTGACCGGCCTCCTGCGCGACGAGTGGGGCTTCACCGGCACCGTGGTCGCCGACTACTTCTCCGTGCGCTTCCTGCAGACCCTGCACGGTGTCGCCGATCGCGGCGTCGACGCGGCCCGGCTTGCCCTGCGGGCCGGGATCGACGTCGAGTTGCCCACCGTGGACACCTTCGGCGCCCCGCTGGTGGAGGCGGTGCGCTGCGGCGAGGTCGACGAGGCGCTGATCGACCGCGCGCTCCGTCGGGTGTTGATCCAGAAGATCGAGGTCGGACTGCTCGACGAGGGTTGGCAGGAACTGCCCGACGATGTGGCGTCCCTGCGCCTCGACGACGAGATCAGCCAGGACGTGGCCCTACGCCTGGCACAGGAATCCGTCGTCCTGCTGCGCAACACCGGTGTCCTTCCGCTGCCCGCTGGCGGCCGGGTCGCCCTGGTCGGCCCGGCTGCCGACGACCCGATGGCCATGCTCGGCTGCTACTCCTTCCCCAACCATGTGGGCGTCAACCACAGCGAGTACGGGCTCGGCCTGGACATCTTCTCGCTGCGCGACGAGTTGGCCCGACGCGTTCCGCTGCTCAGCTACGAGTTGGGATGCACCATCACCGGCGAGGACACCTCGGGCATCCCGGCCGCGGTCGCCGCGGTCGCCGCCGCCGACGTGTGCGTGCTCGCCGTCGGTGACCGGGCGGGGATGTTCGGCCGGGGCACCTCCGGCGAGGGCTGCGACGCGGCCGACCTTCAGCTGCCCGGCGTGCAGGCCGACCTCGTCCGGGCCGTCCTCGCTACCGGCACCCCGGTCGTCCTGGTGCTGATGACCGGTCGCCCCTACGCGCTCGGCCCGGAGTTCGACTCCGCGGCAGCCGTGGTGCAGGCGTTCTTCCTCGGTCAGCTCGGTGGGCAGGCGCTCGCCGAGGTGCTGACCGGCGCGGTGAACCCGTCCGGTCGGTTGCCGGTCAGCGTTCCCCGCGACGCGGGCGGAATGCCGAGCACCTACCTGTCGCCGCCGCTCGGCCAGCGCAACAAGGTCTCCTCGATCGATCCGAGCCCGGCGTACCCGTTCGGCCACGGGCTGACCTACACCACCTTCGAGTGGTCTGACGCCACGGTCGTGGAGCCGGCGGGCGAGACGCAGGATGAGCCGGCCGCCTGGCCGGTCGACGGCGAGGTGCGGGTGCGGATCACCGTCGCCAACACCGGTGACCGGGCCGGCACCGAGGTGGTGCAGCTCTACCTGCACGACCCGGTCGCGCAGACCACCCGCCCGGTTGTCCGGCTGATCGGTTACACCCGACTGCCGTTGGAGCCCGGCGAGGTGGCACACGTGACGTTCGGCGTCCCGGCTGACGTGGCGTCGTTCGTCGGGCTGTCCGGCCGGCGGGTCATCGAGCCCGGCGACGTCGAGCTGCGGTTCGGCCGGTCGAGCGGCGACGCGGCGGCGACCCTGCCGCTACGGCTGACCGGCGCCGAGCGCCAGGTCGGCCACCAGCGGGAACTGCTCACGTCGGTGCGGGTGGAGCCCCTCGTGGCCGTCCCGCACTCCGCCTAG
- a CDS encoding LacI family DNA-binding transcriptional regulator: MTEHRPLDPPASTTIATIATDVGVSVATVSKVLNGRGDVAPGTRARVEASLDRHQYQRRTRRPSTSGGRINLVFHEFDTGWAMEILRGVEAVTTAAGVGLSVAQLDGAHRPPARWLEALLADRPLGVLFVLSHLAEAQQQHLRRQGIPFVVVDTDSATSASVPTVGSNNWNGGLLATRHLLELGHRRIAIISGPPDMLCSRARAAGFQSAHEEAGLAVDRELVRYGSFSAGAGHTHGLQLLRQPSRPTAIFAGSDIQAMGVLRAARQCGLRVPEDLSVIGYDNLPVSAWTDPALTTINQPLRDMAGIATQMLLDLTRGNEPPTSRIDLVTELVVRESTAPPATPH; the protein is encoded by the coding sequence ATGACAGAGCACCGCCCGCTCGACCCACCCGCCTCCACCACCATCGCCACCATCGCCACCGATGTCGGTGTCTCGGTCGCGACGGTGTCCAAGGTCCTGAACGGACGTGGCGATGTCGCCCCCGGCACCCGAGCCCGGGTGGAGGCGAGCCTCGACCGCCACCAGTACCAGCGCCGCACCCGGCGACCCTCGACGAGCGGCGGACGGATCAATCTCGTGTTCCACGAGTTCGACACCGGATGGGCGATGGAGATCCTGCGTGGCGTCGAGGCGGTGACCACCGCGGCCGGCGTCGGGTTGTCGGTCGCTCAGCTCGACGGCGCGCACCGCCCGCCGGCACGATGGCTGGAGGCGTTACTCGCCGACCGCCCGTTGGGCGTGTTGTTCGTCCTCTCCCATCTGGCCGAGGCCCAGCAACAGCACCTGCGGCGCCAGGGCATACCGTTCGTCGTCGTCGACACCGACAGCGCGACTTCGGCCTCCGTGCCCACCGTCGGTTCGAACAACTGGAACGGCGGCCTGCTCGCCACCCGGCACCTCCTGGAGTTGGGACACCGGCGGATCGCCATCATCTCCGGGCCACCCGACATGCTCTGCAGTCGCGCCCGCGCCGCCGGCTTTCAGTCTGCCCACGAGGAAGCCGGGCTCGCGGTCGACCGCGAACTGGTCCGCTACGGCAGTTTCTCCGCGGGCGCCGGGCACACCCACGGGCTGCAACTGCTACGCCAGCCGTCCCGGCCCACGGCGATCTTCGCCGGTTCCGACATCCAGGCCATGGGGGTGCTCCGGGCCGCCCGCCAGTGCGGCCTCCGTGTGCCCGAGGACCTTTCGGTGATCGGGTACGACAATCTGCCGGTCTCCGCCTGGACCGACCCGGCCCTGACCACGATCAACCAGCCGTTGCGCGACATGGCTGGCATCGCCACTCAGATGCTGCTCGACCTGACGCGAGGCAATGAGCCGCCGACCAGCCGGATCGACCTGGTGACCGAGTTGGTCGTCCGGGAAAGCACCGCACCACCCGCCACCCCGCACTGA
- a CDS encoding acetylxylan esterase, which yields MSHSPSIPDELRRYAPQVVEPDDFDEFWRDTLAAATARPVLVDVRPEPTDLRLLDSWDVTFAGFDGDPVRAWYTRPAGVREPLPAVVEYAGYGRGRGLPHERLTWPVAGYAHLLMDNRGQAGQYGAGDTADPHGAPGGPWPVTWGILDPRDYHYRRLITDAVRAVEAVRALPGVDADRVSVVGNSQGGGLALAVAGLVDDLSAVLTTAPFLCDMQRAVQLCEPAPYGEIARYLAVHREAEEAVWRTLSYVDGVSFARRATAPAHFGVGLRDTVCPPTTGFAAYNQYGAAARLPVPPAREMYVYPFNGHEGGEAVHVRRQLRWLDAVLHPARASGH from the coding sequence GTGTCCCACTCCCCGTCCATTCCCGACGAACTCCGGCGGTACGCGCCCCAGGTCGTCGAACCCGACGACTTCGACGAGTTCTGGCGTGACACGCTCGCCGCTGCGACCGCTCGGCCGGTGCTCGTCGACGTCCGCCCGGAGCCGACCGATCTGCGCCTGCTCGACTCCTGGGACGTCACGTTCGCCGGCTTCGACGGCGACCCCGTACGGGCCTGGTACACCCGCCCGGCTGGCGTTCGAGAGCCGCTGCCTGCCGTGGTCGAGTACGCCGGCTACGGCCGCGGCCGCGGCCTGCCACACGAGCGGCTGACCTGGCCGGTGGCCGGGTACGCGCACCTGCTGATGGACAACCGGGGTCAGGCGGGGCAGTACGGTGCCGGGGACACCGCCGACCCGCACGGCGCGCCCGGCGGGCCCTGGCCGGTCACCTGGGGGATCCTCGACCCGCGTGACTACCACTACCGCCGCCTGATCACCGACGCGGTCAGGGCCGTCGAGGCGGTCAGGGCCCTGCCGGGGGTCGACGCAGACCGGGTGAGCGTGGTCGGTAACAGCCAGGGCGGCGGCCTCGCCCTGGCGGTGGCGGGCCTCGTCGACGACCTCAGCGCGGTGCTGACCACCGCACCGTTCCTCTGCGACATGCAACGGGCCGTCCAGCTCTGCGAACCCGCGCCGTACGGCGAGATCGCCCGGTATCTGGCCGTGCACCGGGAGGCCGAGGAGGCGGTGTGGCGCACTCTGTCCTATGTCGACGGTGTCAGCTTCGCGCGACGTGCGACGGCGCCGGCGCACTTCGGCGTCGGTCTACGTGACACCGTCTGTCCACCGACAACCGGCTTTGCCGCCTACAACCAGTACGGTGCGGCGGCCCGGCTACCGGTCCCGCCCGCGCGCGAGATGTACGTCTACCCGTTCAACGGCCACGAGGGCGGCGAGGCGGTGCACGTCCGGCGTCAGCTGCGCTGGCTCGACGCGGTGCTCCACCCGGCTCGCGCATCGGGGCATTGA
- a CDS encoding DinB family protein translates to MIDEFAKTHLHSDLREIREAILWKLDGLGEYDVRRPLTATGTNLLGLVKHLSAWEARYFGEVFGRPFPEPLARWDDAEAVGGEMWATEHETREEIIDRYRRVWEHSDTTIIALDADSPGHVPWWPRPQVTLFTILVHLLAETNRHAGHADILREQLDGSTGTAAQYVDQQGDAAFWNARRAQIERAAKTALPEGRS, encoded by the coding sequence ATGATCGATGAGTTCGCGAAGACGCACCTGCACAGCGATCTCCGGGAGATTCGTGAGGCGATCCTCTGGAAGCTCGATGGGCTCGGCGAGTACGACGTTCGCCGCCCCCTGACCGCAACCGGCACGAATCTTCTCGGCCTGGTCAAACATCTGTCGGCCTGGGAGGCCAGGTACTTCGGTGAGGTCTTCGGGCGGCCGTTCCCGGAGCCCCTGGCCCGCTGGGACGACGCCGAGGCGGTCGGCGGCGAGATGTGGGCGACCGAGCACGAGACGCGCGAGGAGATCATCGACCGTTACCGTCGTGTGTGGGAGCACTCGGATACGACGATCATCGCCCTGGACGCCGACTCCCCCGGTCACGTGCCCTGGTGGCCGCGCCCACAGGTCACGCTGTTCACCATCCTGGTCCACCTGCTCGCCGAGACGAACCGTCACGCCGGACACGCCGACATCCTGCGCGAACAGCTGGACGGCTCGACAGGAACGGCAGCGCAATACGTCGACCAACAGGGCGACGCGGCCTTCTGGAACGCCAGACGAGCGCAGATCGAGCGGGCCGCCAAGACAGCTTTGCCTGAGGGACGTTCGTAG
- a CDS encoding cellulose binding domain-containing protein has translation MSSSTLDHPVPPSPTAIPATSRPRRARLWWAALAAVAAMVAAVPIATTPASAESNGGVRVMPLGDSITDGFNVPGGYRIELWQRFTTGGYRIDFVGSQFNGPASLGDHDHQGHSGWTIAQIDANVVNWLRATNPRTVLLHIGTNDMYGDTSGAPARLATLVDRITTNAPNAEVFVATIIPKSGADNQVRGYNAAIPGIVQTRAAAGKRVHLVDMYGALTLSDLADGVHPNATGYRKMAAAWYDALRTVPGSIGGDTPPTTTPPTTTPPTTTTPPTTPPASGGCRVAYTVNAWNSGFTASVSVTNTSSAPVNGWALAFTLPGGQTITNGWNATYSPSSGAVTARNVSYNATIAPNTSVDIGFQATHTGSTARPSAFTLNGTACAIV, from the coding sequence ATGAGCAGTTCGACGCTCGACCATCCCGTCCCTCCCTCCCCTACCGCCATCCCAGCGACGTCGAGGCCCCGACGGGCCCGCCTGTGGTGGGCCGCCCTGGCCGCCGTCGCCGCCATGGTCGCCGCCGTACCGATCGCGACCACTCCCGCGAGCGCGGAATCCAATGGCGGCGTACGCGTGATGCCCCTCGGTGACTCGATCACCGACGGATTCAACGTCCCCGGCGGTTACCGGATCGAACTCTGGCAGCGGTTCACGACCGGCGGTTACCGGATCGACTTCGTCGGCTCCCAGTTCAATGGCCCAGCCAGCCTCGGCGACCACGACCACCAGGGCCATTCCGGATGGACGATCGCCCAGATCGACGCCAACGTCGTCAACTGGTTGCGGGCCACGAATCCCCGGACCGTGCTGCTGCACATCGGCACCAACGACATGTACGGAGACACGTCCGGCGCCCCGGCCCGGCTGGCCACCCTGGTCGACCGGATCACCACCAACGCCCCGAACGCGGAGGTGTTCGTGGCGACGATCATCCCGAAGTCCGGTGCGGACAACCAGGTCCGGGGCTACAACGCCGCGATCCCCGGGATCGTGCAGACCAGGGCCGCCGCCGGCAAACGCGTCCACCTGGTCGACATGTACGGCGCCCTGACGCTCAGCGACCTGGCCGACGGCGTGCACCCCAACGCCACGGGCTACCGCAAGATGGCCGCAGCCTGGTACGACGCTCTCCGGACGGTGCCCGGCAGCATCGGGGGCGACACTCCTCCGACCACCACCCCTCCGACCACGACCCCACCGACCACCACGACCCCGCCGACCACCCCGCCGGCGTCTGGCGGGTGCCGCGTCGCGTACACCGTCAACGCCTGGAACAGCGGTTTCACCGCCTCGGTCTCGGTGACCAACACGAGCAGCGCACCGGTCAACGGTTGGGCCCTGGCGTTCACGCTGCCGGGTGGGCAGACCATCACCAACGGCTGGAACGCCACCTACTCCCCGTCGAGCGGAGCGGTGACCGCCCGCAACGTCTCCTACAACGCGACGATCGCGCCGAACACCTCGGTCGACATCGGCTTCCAGGCGACCCACACCGGCAGCACCGCCCGACCGTCCGCATTCACCCTCAACGGCACCGCCTGCGCGATCGTCTGA